AAACTATGCTGCGGAACCAAAAGGCAAATAGGGTCTCACCGTAACGGGCACTCGCAGGATCTTCCGGCGTGGCCACATGACGATGATGCCCGCGATTATGCTCTATGATGAAATGCATGTACAAGCTGGTTAACAATAATGCCCTTGCGAGGTCACGTTCCCAGCGTTTAGCACGGTGCCCAAGTTCATGTGCGACATTGATCCCATAAATGCCACAAAGCATACCCATGGTCGCAATTCGGCCCATTACCTCCCACCATAATAGGTCCGTCTCCTGAACTTGAATGAGAAAGAGCACCAGCAATACCCATTGAACTGGAAAGATCAAATAGAGCAGCGCATCATAGATCGGATCTTCAAGGGCTGCGTGCTCCTCAGAATTGGTGAGGTTTTGGTCAGAATGCCCGAGCATGAGTTCAAGTACGGGGATTATCGCGAATGCTAGAATAGGTACTGACCATGTCCACAAACCATCCCGAACCAGACCCAACAAAGCCAGTATTGGTAAAATGAATGTAACCGTGTATCGGAGGGTCCGAATGCGCATTGCCCTTCTATCGGGCAATGATGTTGAGTGTTCCATGGCGATCGTTAGAACAAAAGTAAGGAGGTGGGAAGGAGCTTCTGGGCGCGAAGCATCGTTGATCGATCAGCAACTTGTTAGAATAACCTACGCAAGACCATTGTGCGGGAAGTCCAAGATCAATGTTCGGTCCGATCCAAAAGTGTGAGGAACATTCTTCCCTCCGATCCACTAAATTCGCGCCTTGCCAGAATAAACCTGAGCGAGATCGCGCGTCACATAATAGAAGGATAGGGTCCGGAAAAAGGCGGGCCATTTCCATCATATCCGCTGCATATATGATAACAGCCCCTGTTGCTGCACAGAAGCGTGCCATAGCCTACACTGAATTCGACTTGGACAACGGCTTGCATGTGATCTTGCATGAGGACAACAGTACGCCCATTGTTGCGGTCAGTGTAATGTACCATGTAGGAAGTAAGAATGAAAGTGCGGATCGCCGGGGTTTCGCTCACTTCTTTGAACACCTCCTGTTCGAAGGGTCCAAGAATATTGGTAGAGGAGAGTTCAGTAAGCTTGTTGAGAATGCTGGTGGTGTTCTCAATGCCAATACCAGTGGAGACCGCACATACTATTATGAGGTGCTGCCAAGCAACCAATTGGAACTGGGACTATGGCTGGAGAGCGAGCGTATGTTGCATGCTAAAGTGGACGAGAAAGGGATAGTAACGCAGCGGGAGGTCGTGAAAGAAGAACGAAAACAGCGTTACGAGAACCAGCCTTACGGGAGTATTTTGATAGAAGTCCTGGATCGGGCCTATACCATGCATCCCTATAAATGGCCGACGATCGGGTTCATGGAGGACCTCAACAGTGCTACTGAGGAGGACTATAAAGCATTCTACGAACGATTCTATATACCCAATAATGCTGTCGTTGTTGTGGCGGGTGATATCGTACCGGAGCGTGCCAAGGAATTAGTGAAGAAGTATTTCCAGGATATTCCGAGAGGCGCGGATATTGAGCGACCGACTATTGTCGAAGCACCACTGGAACGAGAGATCCGTGATGTGATCTATGATCGTATCCAATTGCCTGCTGTTGTGCAGGCATACCGCATACCAGCTGTCGGCTCCCAAGAATTCTATGCAGTGGATATGCTGAATCGTTTGCTCTCTAATGGGAATTCATCCCGTTTGAACAAGGCATTGAAGGATGAACAAGAAAAGGCCCTCAACGTTGGTGCATTCAGTTTACCCTTCGAGGATCCTGGACTGGCCATTCTTTATGCCATAGCCAACGCGGGTGTGAATGCAAATGATCTTGAACACGCTATGGATGCGGAATTGAAGCGTGTACAACAAGATGGTGTGAGTGAGATGGAATTGGCCAAGTTGAAAGTGCAGGTCGAAGCCGAGACCTTGTCCGAGAATAGTCGCGTTGCAGGTGTTGCAGGACATTTAGCCACTGCATACACATTGTTTGGCAATGCTGAGCACATCAATAAGGAATTGGAACACTATTTGAAGCTAACGCCTGCCGACCTGCAACAAGCCGCAGTGAAATACTTCGCAGCAGACCGGCGTGTCGTGCTTCATTATCTCCCACTCGATCAAAAGAACAAATGAACAGTAAGTACTCATTATTCCAGTGCTCGACCACAGCCGGTCTACTATTGGCAGGAGTACTTTATGCCATATCACCTATGTACGCACAAGTCGACAGAACCTTACCGCCTCCTCCTGGACCTGCACCAACCGTGCATTTAGGGGAACACTCTTCGTTCACATTGGAGAATGGCATGCGTGTCATCGTCGTAGAGAACCACAAACTGCCGATGGTAAGTGTGCAAGTGCGATTCGACATTCCACCCTTTGTCCAAGGTGAAAAAGCAGGTTATGTGGATATGATCAGTGAATTGTTGATGTCGGGTACAGCGACATTGACGAAAGCTGAGATCGATGAAGTTGTTGATCGGAACGGGGCATCTGTAAGCGCCAGCAACGATGGAGTTTACGCGAGTACATTGAAAAAGAATTTGGAACCTATCATGACCTTGGTGGAAGAAGTGGTGCAATCGCCGCTTTTCCCGGATGAGGAATTCGCTAAAGCCATCAACCGTCATCGTAGTGCGATCCAACAACGACAGGATGATCCTGAGGGCATTGCTGAATCGGTTGGCAAGGCAGCTGTTTTTGGTGCGGACCATGCGTATGGTGAAATGACCACACTGAAGACCTTGGGAAATATCGATGTAGGAACAGTGCGGTCATTTCACGCTCGTTATTTCAGACCGGAGAGTGGTTACCTGGCCTTTGTAGGTGATATCGATGAGAAGGAAGCGAGGACATTGGCGGAAAAGCATTTCGGAAAATGGATGCCAGAAGGAAAGCCGGTGGACAGCTCCGTTGCCGGTGAATTTGTTCCGGGCATGGGTGGCGTTCTATATCTGCGTGAACCGAAGATGCCAGCCGTCTATAGGCAAGTAGTTGTCGTTGATCGGCCAGGAGCACCACAGTCGATCATTCGTGTGAGTTATCCGTTCAATTTGAAGCCCAAGGATATTCGTGCGCTGGACGCTCAGGTGCTCAATACGATCCTTGGAGGAGGTGTATTCAATGCGCGATTGATGCAGAACCTACGTGAGGATAAGGGGTATACGTATGGAGCATATTCCAGTATGGAAAGTGATCGCTTCAACGGTAGTTTCACGGCCAGTGCGAGTGTACGGACGGAAGTAACAGCCCAGGCGGTTACAGAGATCCTTGCAGAAATGGAGCGGTTGCGTGAGGAACCAGTGCCACAGGCTGATCTGGACCTGGCCAAACGTTATATGGCTGGGAGTTTTGCCAGATCCTTGGAAGATCCACGAACGGTAGCACGTTTCGCGTTGAATACCTATTTGAATGGGTTATCCCAAGATCACTATGCAACATATCTCCAACGTTTGGAAAAAGTTACCGTTGATGATATTCAGCGTGCAGCAAAGGCATTTCTTCTTCCGGAGAATGCGATCGTATTCGTTGTAGGTGACCTCGAAAAGATCCGCCGGACAATGATCCCATTAAGTATGGAGCCATTCATTCCATTGTTGGAATTGGATGTGGAAGGACAAGTAAAGGAAGATCATTTGGTGGATGCTGGAGATACCACGGCACAACAAGTGATCGATCGGTATTTGGATGCAATTGGAGGTAAGAAAGCCATTGGTAAGATCTCATCTATGGAAAGGCGAATGACCGGCAAGATGGGTAAGGCCAATGTTGTGGTCACCGAGCAATTCGGTAAAAACAACAAGTACCGGAAAGAGATCATTGCGGACGATCGGATCCTGCAACAAGTGGTATGTAATGGTACACGGGCCGTGGATGTACAAAGCAATATCCCCGAGGAATTGGAAGGCGATCGTTTACATGAGCTGATCCTATGGTCACATCCGGTTCCCGAAGCGTTGGAAGTAAGTGCGCCTATTGAGCGCTTTATGGATGGCCGCACTACAATTGGTGAAAAATCGGTTTACAAGATCACGACCAATGTTGGAGAGATCGACGTGACCACGGATTATTTTGATGTGAATACAGGTCTTAAGGTCAGGCGCATTGTTATGCAACTGAATCTCGGTCAATTCTATGTGGTCACAACGGACTATTCCGACTATAAGGAAGTGGATGGGGTACTATTCCCGCATACGATCGATGAGGACGGTGGCATTACCGGGGTCATCCAATTGAAAGTTGGGTCGATCAAGACCGGCGTGTCGTTCAATGACCATCAGTTCGATCCTGACCCGGCCGTCCATACCGAGTAGGATACATTACGTTTCCAGTGCGACATGGTATGGTCGATCGTATCTAATGGACCCGATCGAATGCATTGGTCATAACGGAATTGATCTCCACCAGTGGAATGGAATGGGTCGTAAGAACAAGTGATCGACGGGCTAGTTGTGTGGTCCCGGAACATTTACTCTTGGCGTATCGCATGAACGCCAAGCTGCATCGAATTGCAGTTTCAGCCGGTCAGGTAGCTTCCGAACTTTTTCATTAAGTGGGGAAGGGTAATATGGCCATCATGAATTCCTAACATTCCATGTCGTATTTTGCAACGTGTAATGGAAAGGCCATTACCCATCAACTAACCCTAACCCCCCATTGGAATGAAAGCTTCTCGACTCTTCTGGCCTACCAAGTTGCGCTCCATGCTTTTCGCATTTTCGGCAATATTGGTTGCTTCGGTAAATGCCCAAACACCGTTTACCGCTGTATACACCCTAGTCGGCAACGGCAATGATGTAAGTACGTTGGCATTCAACGGAACCCCGATTCCCGCGGCGACTTTTGAATCGTTGGATAAAGTTGGCATCGCCACGAGCTCAAGCTCCGGGAATTATCGTGGTAACAACTGGCCAGTTGGCACAGTGGATGTGGGCTCACCGGATGGTGCCAAGTACATCACGTTCGCAATAACTGTTCTGCCAGGTTACGCGATCGACCTTACAGGTGTGAATTTTGGTGTTGGGCGAAGTGGAACCGGACCGCGCAATTGGCAATGGCGTTCAAGCGATGATGGGTTCGCCTCACCTCTACCTGACTATTCAGCATTGAATGCTAATGTTACCAACAGCGGTGGCTTGCTGACACATCCTGATGCGAATACGAACTACGCAGGGAATGCATTGGATCTTAGCGATGCAGCATTCCAAGGTTTGGGCACAGGAACCATCACCTTCCGGGTATATGGATACAACGCTGAACAAACAACTGGTACCGGTGGTTTGGCCGGCAATCTTACTATTACTGGTACTTACGAAGCGGTTGTTGGTGGTTGCGGACTCATCATTGGAACCCCATTCACAACATGCGTCACCAATACGCCTGGCCTTATAGATACCTATGACCTCAGTATCCCATACACAGGCACGCAAGGAGGCCTGATCATTGGAACCGCATCCGGGACCATTGGCGGCGATGACCCCACCGCGACCGACCCAGGTACGATCATCATTAGCGGCATTAGCGAGGCTGATGCATACAGCGTAACATTCTCTACTCCATGCGATGATCAGAATGTATCCGGCCCGGCACCTGCATGTGATCCGCCACCATCTTTGGTCATCAATGAGATCCTTGCCGATCCGGATGCCGGAACCGGCGATGCCAATGGTGACCTTTCTGTAAATACGACCCAGGATGAATTCGTTGAGATCATTAACACGGCTGCGTTCGCTCTGAATGTATCGGGCTGGACCATTAATGACCTGAGCCAGGTCAGGCATGTATTCCCCCCTGGAACGGTGATCGAACCAAGCTGTGGAATACTTGTATTCGGAGGTGGAGCGCCTAATGGGATCTTTGGAGGCATGCCTTGGCAAACTGCATCGACTGGTTCATTGGCATTGAACAATAGTCCGGGCGATCAGGTTTCGGTAATGAACGGAGCTACCGTTGTTGTTTCGTATGCATATGGCATTGAAGGAAACAATAACAATTCAATCACGCGCGACCCGGATCTAACGGGCATCGATCCATTGGTCGAGCATACACTGGCATCAACAAGCGGGGGTGCACAGTTCTCGCCTGGTACCAATGCGGACGGAACTGCATTCAGTGGTTGTACGTTACCGTCATGTACGTTGGTACTTGGTGCTGCGAGCACGGAATGTGATTCGCGTATGCCTGGATTAGGAGACACATATACGGTGAGTATTTCGTATACCGGAATGCAAGCCGGGATATCCGTTGTGAATAACAGTGGTTCCGGAACGATAGGAGGTGCTGACCCCGGGGTTACCATGAATGGTACGATCATTGTTTCCGGTATATCCGATAGCGATCCGTATTCGGTTTCGTTGGATGGCGTTTGCATAGCACAAATGGTATCCGGCCCGGTTCCAAGTTGCGAGCCTATACCAACGATCGTCATCAACGAAGTGGATTATGACAATGCTGGTACTGATGATGATGAATGGGTGGAACTGTACAATTATGGGGTGGATCCAATAAATGTTGCTGGCTTTACGTTGGAATTTGCAAGTGGTGCTGGTAGTTCACTTTATGGGACGAATGTGCTTCCTTCGGTCGTTATCCCTGCTGGCGGTTACTACGTTATCGGCAACAATGCTTCCAATCCAGGAGTGGATCACGTAGTTACGCCAACTAGCGGATTGATACAGAACGGTTCTCCCGATGCCATTGGACTTCGTGATCCTCTCGGTGTCATGATCGATGCGATCAGCTACGAGGGTGATGCAGGTGCTCCCTACATCGAAGGCACAGGGTTTACTGGTGGTGATGATAACAATGCCGATGGTAAAGTGATCGCTCGCTTCCCGGATGGAGTTGATACCGATGATAACAATGCCGATTGGATCGAGTATTGTGCAAGCATTGGTGCACCGAACATGGGTATTCAGGATAGCGATGGTGATGGACTAGTGGATTGTCTGGATTTCTGCCCGACCACAGTGAATACAATTCCCGAATTTGATCCTTTGACCTGTGGATGTATGCCAGGATTCCTTCCTGTGGTTACGCAAATGGGCAGCAATACGGTGATCACGTCCTGTGAAGTGATCGTGTGCACAACGGATGTGACCTTCGATATCACCATGCCTGGAATTGGTACGCTACCCACATTTGAATTCCGGGAAGTGTATACCAATACGGTCGTGCAGAGCGGAGGTGCAGGAGTTGGGAATGGTGGTATTAACCAGGTTACCACATGCTTGCCAAATGGCAAGTTCAAGTTGTTCGTTGATGGTGTTCCATTCGGTGGTAACTACAACTTGCACTATACCGATGCTCCATTTACACGATTGATCGACAATACCGTATTTGCTATCCCCGGTGCGTCACAAGTTGTGGAGGTTTCAGGTAACCCTTCTGTTCTTGGTTCCAACGGTCCCATCCAGATCCCTGTTGGACCGAACGATCTGTTGTATACGAGCTGCGATAAATACTTCTGGAAAGCGGGAGAATACATCGTTTGCAATGAAGACTTGGATGTTGCTACGGAATGGGTGCCAAATGGCGCGAATGCGGTACAGTCGGGTACTTCCGGTTACGACTTCTGGTTCTATGACCCAAATGGAGGATATAGCTACATCCGTCAACGTAGACACAATGTTTCGGACAATTTCGGTTCGGTAGGGTCTTCACGGACATGCCACATGAAGGTGAACAATTGGGCTAGCGCGAACCATATTGCTGAAAATGCTGCCTTGAATGTTCGCATACGTGCAGTGGTGAACAACCAACCGAAGAACTGGGGCCCCGCTTGTAGATTCCAGCGGAATGAAGCATTGGGGAATTGTCCACCAACGCTGTTGTTCGATATCCCTGGCTACTTTGCATACAGTTGTGATGTGTTCCGTGATTTTACCACGAATTCGGCTAACAGATTGTATGCGCGCCCAGTAGCAGGTGCAACTAAATACCGATTCACAATTACGAATGCGGAATTGGTTTCGCCCATCGTTCGCGAGGTTACTACGTACTATCTGACATTGGGATGGGGGCCATTACTGGGAGAACCATTACAACCCGGTCAGAGTTATGATGTCACCGTTGAAGCATTCAAAGGTGGAGTTTATTGCCAAGCTGGCAGATCTTGCATGGTGACCATTAACAACATGGCATCAGGTGGTCAACAGAACCTAGCGCTTCGTGGATCTGCTGATGAGCCAAGGATCGAGATCTTCCCGAACCCGAACTCCGGTGACCAGATCAACGTCCGGATGCATGGAATTCAAGAAGTGAACGGAACAATGAGCTTCGATATGTATGACCTAAGCGGTAAGCGTGTGTTGTCGCGCACCTTGGTTGCACAGGATGGTATGTTGAATGCTACGGTTGCGGTCAATGGTGAACTCGCCAATGGAATGTATATGGTTCATGTTACGGCCGGTGAATATGTTCACACAGAGCGAGTAGTGATCCAACCCTAAAGGCACACATTAAGAAGTAGATAATTCGTGATCCGCAAAGCCCCGTTCGCCAGTTTGGTGAACGGGGCTTTCGCTTTATATGGACCAATGTTGTGCGACGAACAAGGTGGATATGTCGTCGAAAGCCATCTTTCTTTCGACGAACTATTGACAAAAGTCGACGGATCCAATAATTTGCGCTTCATAAGTAAAACAATCAACAAAAAGCTTGACCTCTCCCAAGGTTTTTTCATCCTTATGCCGAAGACCGGAACATAAGGCAGTTGTGATCCGAGGCCCACGTGGGTCTCCAGAGACTCTACCAGCGATGGCAGCCGCTAGTCTGCCGAAAGCCGATCTTTTAGTTCAATTAAACCAAGAGAACATGAAAAACGTTCACTCTCATCAACACGCCCTGTTGCGAACACTGCCTCGAGTAGCAGCCTTCTTGGGCGCGGCAATGGTCATGCAAAGTGTGGTCAATGCGCAGACCTACGTTACCATAGGTAGTACCAATGGCAGCAACTCGACCACGAGTTACCCTACACCATTCGGTGATTACTACGAAAGTCACAAAGCCCAATACTTGTTTCGCGGATCTGAACTATCAGCCTCCGGTATGTCGGCGGGAACCATCACTGAGATCCAATGGTATGTTACTTCATTAGGTAGTGCAGGAAACCACGAACGGTTTACTTTATATGCAGGCACCACGGGATCTACACAGTTAGGGAATAATTCCTTTCTGGCCACACCAACGCAACAATTCGGACCCACGGACTATTATCCTACGTCCGGTCTGAACTCGTTTACGCTTGCGTCTCCAATAGTATGGAATGGCAGCGACAATATCCTAGTGCAGATCTGCCATGGTAGTGAGAACGCTTATATAGGGTGG
This genomic window from Flavobacteriales bacterium contains:
- a CDS encoding alkane 1-monooxygenase; this translates as MRIRTLRYTVTFILPILALLGLVRDGLWTWSVPILAFAIIPVLELMLGHSDQNLTNSEEHAALEDPIYDALLYLIFPVQWVLLVLFLIQVQETDLLWWEVMGRIATMGMLCGIYGINVAHELGHRAKRWERDLARALLLTSLYMHFIIEHNRGHHRHVATPEDPASARYGETLFAFWFRSIVYSFVSAWRIEADRMRKLNKAAYGIRNEMLQAIAWQAVLLVVIGLAFGNLALFSFIGAALTGILLLETVNDIEHYGLRRKRTASGNYGRVQHVHSWNSNHLLGRLMLFELTRHSDHHWKASKKYQVLQSLEDAPQLPTGYPGMMVLSLIPPVFFNVMHPRLKAMVQAHDTLDPPT
- a CDS encoding lamin tail domain-containing protein, translated to MKASRLFWPTKLRSMLFAFSAILVASVNAQTPFTAVYTLVGNGNDVSTLAFNGTPIPAATFESLDKVGIATSSSSGNYRGNNWPVGTVDVGSPDGAKYITFAITVLPGYAIDLTGVNFGVGRSGTGPRNWQWRSSDDGFASPLPDYSALNANVTNSGGLLTHPDANTNYAGNALDLSDAAFQGLGTGTITFRVYGYNAEQTTGTGGLAGNLTITGTYEAVVGGCGLIIGTPFTTCVTNTPGLIDTYDLSIPYTGTQGGLIIGTASGTIGGDDPTATDPGTIIISGISEADAYSVTFSTPCDDQNVSGPAPACDPPPSLVINEILADPDAGTGDANGDLSVNTTQDEFVEIINTAAFALNVSGWTINDLSQVRHVFPPGTVIEPSCGILVFGGGAPNGIFGGMPWQTASTGSLALNNSPGDQVSVMNGATVVVSYAYGIEGNNNNSITRDPDLTGIDPLVEHTLASTSGGAQFSPGTNADGTAFSGCTLPSCTLVLGAASTECDSRMPGLGDTYTVSISYTGMQAGISVVNNSGSGTIGGADPGVTMNGTIIVSGISDSDPYSVSLDGVCIAQMVSGPVPSCEPIPTIVINEVDYDNAGTDDDEWVELYNYGVDPINVAGFTLEFASGAGSSLYGTNVLPSVVIPAGGYYVIGNNASNPGVDHVVTPTSGLIQNGSPDAIGLRDPLGVMIDAISYEGDAGAPYIEGTGFTGGDDNNADGKVIARFPDGVDTDDNNADWIEYCASIGAPNMGIQDSDGDGLVDCLDFCPTTVNTIPEFDPLTCGCMPGFLPVVTQMGSNTVITSCEVIVCTTDVTFDITMPGIGTLPTFEFREVYTNTVVQSGGAGVGNGGINQVTTCLPNGKFKLFVDGVPFGGNYNLHYTDAPFTRLIDNTVFAIPGASQVVEVSGNPSVLGSNGPIQIPVGPNDLLYTSCDKYFWKAGEYIVCNEDLDVATEWVPNGANAVQSGTSGYDFWFYDPNGGYSYIRQRRHNVSDNFGSVGSSRTCHMKVNNWASANHIAENAALNVRIRAVVNNQPKNWGPACRFQRNEALGNCPPTLLFDIPGYFAYSCDVFRDFTTNSANRLYARPVAGATKYRFTITNAELVSPIVREVTTYYLTLGWGPLLGEPLQPGQSYDVTVEAFKGGVYCQAGRSCMVTINNMASGGQQNLALRGSADEPRIEIFPNPNSGDQINVRMHGIQEVNGTMSFDMYDLSGKRVLSRTLVAQDGMLNATVAVNGELANGMYMVHVTAGEYVHTERVVIQP
- a CDS encoding insulinase family protein, which encodes MITAPVAAQKRAIAYTEFDLDNGLHVILHEDNSTPIVAVSVMYHVGSKNESADRRGFAHFFEHLLFEGSKNIGRGEFSKLVENAGGVLNANTSGDRTYYYEVLPSNQLELGLWLESERMLHAKVDEKGIVTQREVVKEERKQRYENQPYGSILIEVLDRAYTMHPYKWPTIGFMEDLNSATEEDYKAFYERFYIPNNAVVVVAGDIVPERAKELVKKYFQDIPRGADIERPTIVEAPLEREIRDVIYDRIQLPAVVQAYRIPAVGSQEFYAVDMLNRLLSNGNSSRLNKALKDEQEKALNVGAFSLPFEDPGLAILYAIANAGVNANDLEHAMDAELKRVQQDGVSEMELAKLKVQVEAETLSENSRVAGVAGHLATAYTLFGNAEHINKELEHYLKLTPADLQQAAVKYFAADRRVVLHYLPLDQKNK
- a CDS encoding insulinase family protein, whose protein sequence is MNSKYSLFQCSTTAGLLLAGVLYAISPMYAQVDRTLPPPPGPAPTVHLGEHSSFTLENGMRVIVVENHKLPMVSVQVRFDIPPFVQGEKAGYVDMISELLMSGTATLTKAEIDEVVDRNGASVSASNDGVYASTLKKNLEPIMTLVEEVVQSPLFPDEEFAKAINRHRSAIQQRQDDPEGIAESVGKAAVFGADHAYGEMTTLKTLGNIDVGTVRSFHARYFRPESGYLAFVGDIDEKEARTLAEKHFGKWMPEGKPVDSSVAGEFVPGMGGVLYLREPKMPAVYRQVVVVDRPGAPQSIIRVSYPFNLKPKDIRALDAQVLNTILGGGVFNARLMQNLREDKGYTYGAYSSMESDRFNGSFTASASVRTEVTAQAVTEILAEMERLREEPVPQADLDLAKRYMAGSFARSLEDPRTVARFALNTYLNGLSQDHYATYLQRLEKVTVDDIQRAAKAFLLPENAIVFVVGDLEKIRRTMIPLSMEPFIPLLELDVEGQVKEDHLVDAGDTTAQQVIDRYLDAIGGKKAIGKISSMERRMTGKMGKANVVVTEQFGKNNKYRKEIIADDRILQQVVCNGTRAVDVQSNIPEELEGDRLHELILWSHPVPEALEVSAPIERFMDGRTTIGEKSVYKITTNVGEIDVTTDYFDVNTGLKVRRIVMQLNLGQFYVVTTDYSDYKEVDGVLFPHTIDEDGGITGVIQLKVGSIKTGVSFNDHQFDPDPAVHTE